A genomic stretch from Georgenia muralis includes:
- a CDS encoding DUF6788 family protein: MGKDYSRKSERELAELRSLVLDRIAAVPAFRRGSLQVGYRKCGRATCRCARPGEQGHGPRGLWTRTVKGEGSRGQYVPVDQIDQVRAELDHYAEFAALVEDYVEINEALCRARVGPPGPRSRRVAPSGTDGKKGGSATPKS, from the coding sequence ATGGGCAAGGACTACTCGAGGAAGAGCGAGCGGGAGCTGGCCGAGCTGCGCTCGTTGGTTCTGGACCGGATCGCCGCGGTGCCGGCGTTCCGGCGCGGGTCGTTGCAGGTCGGTTACCGCAAGTGCGGGCGGGCGACGTGCCGGTGCGCCCGCCCGGGCGAGCAGGGCCACGGGCCGCGCGGGTTGTGGACCCGTACGGTCAAGGGCGAGGGTTCGCGCGGGCAGTACGTCCCGGTCGACCAGATCGACCAGGTCCGCGCCGAGCTGGACCACTACGCCGAGTTCGCGGCGCTGGTGGAGGACTACGTGGAGATCAACGAGGCGTTGTGCCGGGCCCGGGTCGGGCCCCCGGGGCCTCGCTCGCGCCGCGTCGCCCCTTCCGGGACGGACGGGAAAAAAGGGGGCTCTGCGAC
- a CDS encoding cyclic nucleotide-binding domain-containing protein — translation MRVESTITSLSWIPSDSMRGWLKAGMDLGLSHYDAPPVDHLSGAEEVHRLRADDRFRFANVLSAWADFDETGTPLEWGFAPESGVVMGSTTVRVASVGATFGGYALPTLREEPVVEQGSVHFTQTVGGRTGVPLPRPVPHAPFAMWQAPIVWTTLALTLHPDGQVDVAMPGASAFPRHWVYGPDGALSLKSGLTDLDSWLAHSFGPRTPWGNLDSEALVVEAESALERQLSGGIMHGGERPEIRRLPAGATVTRQGEPGTEIYLVLDGVLTVDVDGREIAQVGPGAVLGERAVLEGGTRTSTLTALTPVRLAVAAADRLDMEKLRAVAELHHREDDER, via the coding sequence ATGCGGGTCGAGTCCACCATCACCTCCCTGTCCTGGATCCCGTCGGACTCCATGCGGGGGTGGCTCAAGGCCGGGATGGACCTGGGACTCTCGCACTACGACGCCCCGCCCGTGGACCACCTCAGCGGCGCGGAGGAGGTCCACCGGCTGCGCGCCGACGACCGCTTCCGCTTCGCCAACGTCCTGTCCGCCTGGGCGGACTTCGACGAGACCGGCACGCCCCTGGAGTGGGGCTTCGCGCCGGAGTCCGGGGTCGTCATGGGCTCGACGACGGTGCGGGTCGCCTCCGTGGGCGCCACCTTCGGCGGCTACGCGCTGCCCACCCTGCGCGAGGAGCCGGTGGTCGAGCAGGGCAGCGTCCACTTCACCCAGACGGTCGGCGGCCGTACCGGGGTGCCGCTGCCGCGGCCCGTGCCGCACGCGCCGTTCGCGATGTGGCAGGCCCCCATCGTGTGGACGACCCTCGCGCTCACCCTGCACCCCGACGGCCAGGTCGACGTCGCGATGCCCGGCGCGTCCGCGTTCCCCCGGCACTGGGTCTACGGCCCCGACGGTGCGCTGAGCCTGAAGTCGGGGCTCACCGACCTGGACTCGTGGCTGGCGCACTCCTTCGGCCCGCGCACCCCCTGGGGCAACCTGGACTCCGAGGCGCTCGTCGTCGAGGCCGAGAGCGCGCTGGAGCGTCAGCTCTCCGGCGGCATCATGCACGGCGGCGAACGGCCGGAGATCCGCCGCCTCCCCGCGGGAGCCACCGTCACCCGCCAGGGCGAGCCTGGCACCGAGATCTACCTCGTGCTGGACGGCGTCCTCACGGTCGACGTCGACGGCAGGGAGATCGCCCAGGTCGGTCCCGGAGCGGTGCTGGGGGAGCGCGCCGTGCTCGAGGGCGGCACCCGCACCTCCACCCTCACCGCGCTGACGCCCGTGCGGCTCGCCGTCGCCGCCGCCGACCGCCTCGACATGGAGAAGCTCCGGGCCGTCGCCGAGCTGCACCACCGTGAGGACGACGAACGCTGA